In Burkholderia contaminans, the following proteins share a genomic window:
- a CDS encoding sigma-70 family RNA polymerase sigma factor — MPNLDPAKDSAEARADAAASFDPLRRTLIRVAYRMLGSVADAEDMVQEAFIRWMDVDRTEVRVPEAFLRRMVMRMCLDQLKSARHQRETYIGPWLPEPVVEEDEQEDVTLPLLLALERLSPLERAAFLLHDVFGLEFDEVATTIQRDPAACRQLAARARTHVREARPRFHVEKQRGIELAEAFFAASRSGDMRALGAMLAEDVSLHSDGGGKRTAAGKPVFGFERVMKVHEFLAGLFATHASKFVRAGFINGLPGFVTLESDGELQTTALEIEDGKIVAIYVVRNPDKLRHLH; from the coding sequence ATGCCGAATCTCGACCCGGCCAAGGACAGCGCCGAAGCACGGGCCGATGCGGCGGCGAGCTTCGACCCGCTGCGCCGCACGCTGATCCGCGTCGCGTACCGGATGCTCGGTTCCGTCGCGGATGCCGAGGACATGGTGCAGGAGGCGTTCATCCGCTGGATGGACGTCGACCGCACCGAGGTGCGCGTTCCTGAAGCGTTCCTGCGCCGCATGGTGATGCGCATGTGCCTCGACCAGTTGAAGTCCGCACGGCACCAGCGCGAGACCTATATCGGCCCGTGGCTGCCCGAGCCGGTCGTCGAGGAAGACGAGCAGGAGGACGTCACACTGCCGCTGCTGCTCGCGCTCGAACGGCTCTCGCCGCTCGAACGCGCGGCCTTCCTGCTGCACGACGTGTTCGGCCTCGAGTTCGACGAGGTGGCCACGACGATCCAGCGCGACCCGGCCGCGTGCCGGCAGCTCGCCGCGCGGGCCCGCACGCATGTGCGCGAGGCGCGGCCGCGTTTTCACGTCGAGAAGCAGCGCGGGATCGAATTGGCGGAAGCGTTTTTTGCGGCGTCACGCAGCGGCGACATGCGCGCGCTCGGCGCGATGCTCGCCGAGGACGTGAGCCTGCATTCGGACGGTGGCGGCAAACGCACGGCTGCCGGCAAGCCGGTGTTCGGCTTCGAGCGCGTGATGAAGGTGCACGAATTCCTGGCCGGGCTGTTCGCCACGCATGCGTCGAAGTTCGTGCGTGCGGGGTTCATCAACGGGTTGCCGGGTTTCGTCACGCTGGAATCTGACGGCGAGTTGCAGACCACCGCGCTCGAGATCGAGGACGGGAAAATCGTCGCGATCTATGTCGTGCGGAATCCTGACAAGTTGAGGCATCTGCACTGA
- a CDS encoding carboxymuconolactone decarboxylase family protein — protein MTAKLNPFAAAPALMKHWMTVSIAAAQSLEPTLIELVKIRASQINACANCINMHAAEAREQGETEQRIYLLSAWREAPCYTDRERAALGWTEALTRLSEGHAAHEAAYAALNDHFSQEEQVKLTLMINVINGWNRLAVGFGLWIEPADAKAAAAKMVA, from the coding sequence ATGACTGCGAAGCTCAATCCGTTTGCCGCCGCGCCCGCCCTGATGAAGCACTGGATGACCGTCTCGATCGCCGCCGCGCAGAGCCTCGAGCCGACGCTCATCGAACTGGTCAAGATCCGCGCATCGCAGATCAACGCGTGTGCGAACTGCATTAACATGCACGCGGCCGAGGCGCGCGAGCAAGGCGAGACCGAGCAGCGCATCTACCTGCTGTCCGCGTGGCGCGAAGCGCCCTGCTACACCGACCGCGAACGCGCGGCGCTCGGCTGGACCGAAGCACTCACGCGGCTGTCGGAGGGCCACGCGGCGCACGAAGCGGCCTACGCGGCGCTGAACGACCACTTCAGCCAGGAGGAACAGGTGAAACTCACGCTGATGATCAACGTGATCAACGGCTGGAACCGGCTCGCGGTCGGCTTCGGGCTGTGGATCGAGCCGGCCGATGCAAAGGCCGCCGCCGCGAAGATGGTGGCCTGA